The following proteins are co-located in the Nocardioides piscis genome:
- a CDS encoding S8 family serine peptidase: MPLPRDGDGHGSHTASTAAGNKVTGVTIDGSVFSNGTATGMAPGAKVAAYKVCWTGKPGINPGCYNSDSVAAINAAVADGVDVINYSIGGSSESDVLDPVAQAFRGASNAGVYVANSAGNSGPGASTLDHPAPWVTTVAASTHRQAFAAVELGNGARYVGASTTPSLTTATPFITSLSAKLASASEASAKLCAAGTLDPAKVSGKVVQCDRGVVDRIEKSFEVKRAGGVGMVMTNTSTNSINGDYHPIPSVHVDAPARQPILDYIASAGSAATAKIVPLTAQEQATAPQVPEIAAFSSRGPSTTTEGDILKPDIAAPGVDVLAAVAPPFHFGRDWDLISGTSMASPHIAGIGALMKAKHPSWLPSEIKSALMTAAGDTVSSANDPFAQGAGQVSPNPAADPGLVYPTTPNEYRQYMVSLGIRFSPPFDTLTPVSASNLNQASIAIGKLAGVETVTRRVKNVGSSTATYSAAVNVPGFDAVVTPSSLTLEPGASGAFEVEFTRTDAALGSWAIGSLTWTGAGHTVRSPVALQPVAVSSPDEVHGDASASGSKQFDVVPGFTGELTSTVDGLVGVTPEAGSVTTGEFDIAAPVVDADTKKYTVTVPADASAARFSLDAVDDTADLDLFVYKGGDLVDLSASGAADEQVTMLSPSAGTYDVYVNGFATPGGATSYGLANFVVPAASAGNATITPNPAPVTVGQPTTLTASWSGLDPAKRWFGVIRFADAEAVTFFSVG, encoded by the coding sequence ATACCTCTCCCGCGCGACGGTGACGGCCACGGCTCCCACACCGCCTCCACCGCCGCCGGCAACAAGGTCACCGGCGTGACGATCGACGGCAGCGTCTTCAGCAACGGCACCGCCACCGGGATGGCGCCCGGCGCCAAGGTGGCGGCCTACAAGGTCTGCTGGACCGGGAAGCCCGGCATCAACCCCGGCTGCTACAACTCCGACAGCGTGGCCGCGATCAACGCCGCCGTCGCCGACGGTGTCGACGTGATCAACTACTCGATCGGCGGCAGCAGCGAGTCGGACGTCCTCGACCCCGTGGCCCAGGCCTTCCGGGGTGCCTCCAACGCCGGCGTCTACGTCGCCAACTCGGCCGGCAACAGTGGTCCGGGCGCCAGCACCCTCGACCACCCTGCCCCCTGGGTGACCACGGTCGCTGCCTCGACCCACCGGCAGGCCTTCGCGGCCGTCGAGCTTGGCAACGGCGCACGCTATGTCGGCGCCTCGACCACACCGTCACTGACGACTGCCACGCCCTTCATCACCTCGCTCAGCGCCAAGCTCGCCTCCGCGAGCGAGGCCAGCGCGAAGCTCTGCGCGGCAGGCACGCTCGACCCGGCCAAGGTCTCCGGCAAGGTGGTCCAGTGCGACCGCGGGGTCGTCGACCGGATCGAGAAGAGCTTCGAGGTCAAGCGTGCCGGGGGAGTCGGGATGGTCATGACGAACACGTCGACCAACTCGATCAACGGCGACTACCACCCGATCCCGTCGGTGCACGTCGACGCTCCCGCGCGGCAGCCGATCCTCGACTACATCGCGAGCGCCGGGAGCGCGGCCACGGCCAAGATCGTCCCGTTGACCGCGCAGGAGCAGGCAACCGCACCACAGGTGCCTGAGATCGCCGCCTTCTCCTCACGTGGCCCGTCCACCACGACCGAGGGCGACATCCTCAAGCCGGACATCGCCGCACCCGGTGTCGACGTCCTGGCGGCTGTGGCTCCGCCCTTCCACTTCGGCAGGGACTGGGACCTCATCTCCGGTACGTCGATGGCCTCGCCGCACATCGCCGGCATCGGCGCCCTGATGAAGGCCAAGCACCCGAGCTGGCTGCCGTCGGAGATCAAGTCGGCCCTGATGACCGCTGCCGGTGACACGGTCTCCAGCGCGAACGACCCGTTCGCGCAGGGGGCGGGGCAGGTCAGCCCGAACCCCGCAGCCGATCCCGGCCTCGTCTACCCGACCACGCCCAACGAATACCGCCAATACATGGTCAGCCTGGGCATCCGGTTCTCCCCGCCGTTCGACACACTGACTCCGGTCAGCGCCTCGAACCTGAACCAGGCGTCGATCGCGATCGGCAAGCTCGCGGGCGTCGAGACGGTGACCAGGAGGGTCAAGAACGTCGGCTCGTCCACGGCGACCTACAGCGCCGCCGTCAACGTGCCCGGGTTCGATGCCGTGGTGACTCCGTCGAGCCTGACCCTCGAGCCGGGGGCGTCAGGCGCCTTCGAGGTCGAGTTCACCAGGACCGACGCGGCGCTGGGCAGCTGGGCCATCGGCTCGCTCACCTGGACCGGTGCCGGCCACACGGTGCGCAGCCCCGTCGCGCTCCAGCCGGTGGCGGTGAGCTCGCCCGACGAGGTCCACGGGGACGCGAGTGCCAGCGGATCGAAGCAGTTCGACGTGGTCCCGGGCTTCACCGGCGAACTCACGTCGACCGTCGACGGCCTGGTCGGTGTGACCCCCGAGGCCGGCAGCGTGACCACCGGTGAGTTCGACATCGCTGCACCCGTTGTCGACGCGGACACGAAGAAGTACACCGTCACAGTGCCTGCGGACGCGTCCGCGGCACGCTTCTCGCTGGACGCCGTCGACGACACGGCCGACCTCGACCTGTTCGTCTACAAGGGCGGCGACCTCGTCGACCTCTCGGCCTCCGGCGCTGCCGACGAGCAGGTGACGATGCTCTCCCCGAGCGCGGGCACCTACGACGTCTACGTCAACGGGTTCGCGACTCCGGGAGGCGCGACGTCCTACGGCCTGGCCAACTTCGTGGTGCCGGCCGCCTCTGCAGGCAACGCGACGATCACGCCCAACCCGGCGCCCGTGACGGTCGGGCAACCGACCACCCTGACTGCCAGCTGGAGCGGGCTCGACCCGGCCAAGCGGTGGTTCGGAGTCATCAGGTTCGCCGACGCGGAGGCGGTGACCTTCTTCTCGGTCGGCTGA
- a CDS encoding alpha/beta hydrolase family protein → MRRTTRVPALAAAATSAALAAALTVVPAAQAATDVTDACVTSVPDPGKSAPVDICFTVFRPEGASSTAPVPMVMSSHGWGGSRTTDPASFDYLLEAGFGVLSFDQRGFGESGGQAHIENPDVEGKDVQLVVDHIASLDWVEKTAPNDPVLGAIGGSYGGGYQFVGAFTELRDSGTTRFDALVPEITWNSLTESLFPQGVPRTEWATALTAAAVPSDALPPAIHTGFAEAAATGDVPQSLHDFLDKNGPAWHVAQGRKLDIPVLFGQGATDNLFPLAEGLRNFATALTEKARARSIFVGYNGGHTLPAVFPAGTNGTGAPSASSSEDACSPALGSPSFADLGLRFLQQNLQGEKSGLTGFGRHHLTTAAGRCVSVKSVAPSVVQPISDVITTVGAGAPQAYPIAQGPLTVAGSPTLDATMSTVGVDNRAFVALAVGTSAADARIVQNNMLPIRQVGTVLGKRRTGMELPSVAVDVPAGQTLFLTVSPISDMSAGFGSRVVGAMTLRDARVNLPLR, encoded by the coding sequence ATGCGTCGTACCACCCGTGTCCCAGCCCTCGCCGCTGCGGCGACCAGCGCGGCCCTGGCAGCCGCCCTGACCGTCGTGCCAGCCGCCCAGGCGGCGACGGACGTCACTGACGCCTGCGTGACGAGCGTCCCCGATCCGGGGAAGAGCGCACCGGTCGACATCTGCTTCACGGTGTTCCGACCGGAAGGCGCCAGCTCGACCGCTCCGGTCCCGATGGTGATGAGCAGCCACGGTTGGGGCGGCAGCCGGACGACCGACCCGGCGTCGTTCGACTACCTCCTCGAGGCAGGCTTCGGCGTGCTGTCCTTCGACCAGCGCGGGTTTGGCGAGAGCGGTGGCCAGGCCCACATCGAGAACCCCGACGTCGAGGGCAAGGACGTCCAGCTGGTCGTGGACCACATCGCCTCCCTCGATTGGGTGGAGAAGACTGCTCCGAACGACCCTGTGCTCGGGGCGATCGGTGGCTCCTACGGCGGTGGCTACCAGTTCGTCGGGGCCTTCACCGAGCTGCGGGACTCCGGCACGACGCGGTTCGACGCGCTCGTCCCCGAGATCACCTGGAACAGCCTGACCGAGAGCCTCTTCCCCCAGGGCGTGCCCCGCACCGAGTGGGCCACGGCGTTGACCGCCGCCGCCGTGCCGAGCGACGCGCTGCCGCCGGCGATCCACACCGGGTTCGCGGAGGCCGCGGCCACCGGCGACGTGCCGCAGTCGCTCCATGACTTCCTCGACAAGAACGGGCCCGCGTGGCACGTCGCCCAGGGCCGGAAGCTGGACATCCCCGTGCTCTTCGGTCAGGGCGCGACCGACAACCTGTTCCCGCTGGCGGAAGGGCTCAGGAACTTCGCCACCGCCCTGACCGAGAAGGCGCGGGCGCGCAGCATCTTCGTCGGCTACAACGGTGGTCACACGCTGCCGGCGGTGTTCCCGGCGGGCACCAACGGGACGGGTGCGCCATCGGCCAGCTCGTCCGAGGACGCCTGCTCGCCCGCCTTGGGCAGCCCCTCGTTCGCCGACCTCGGCCTGCGCTTCCTGCAGCAGAACCTCCAGGGCGAGAAGAGCGGCCTCACCGGGTTCGGCAGGCACCACCTCACCACGGCGGCCGGGCGTTGCGTGAGCGTCAAGTCGGTCGCTCCCAGCGTGGTCCAGCCGATCAGCGACGTGATCACCACGGTCGGGGCCGGGGCGCCGCAGGCCTACCCCATCGCCCAGGGCCCGTTGACCGTCGCGGGCAGCCCCACGTTGGACGCCACGATGTCGACGGTGGGCGTCGACAACCGCGCCTTCGTCGCGTTGGCGGTCGGGACCAGCGCAGCGGACGCCCGGATCGTGCAGAACAACATGCTCCCGATCCGCCAGGTCGGCACTGTCCTCGGCAAGCGGCGAACGGGCATGGAGCTGCCGTCGGTCGCCGTCGACGTCCCTGCCGGGCAGACGCTGTTCCTCACCGTCTCGCCCATCTCCGACATGTCGGCCGGGTTCGGCAGCCGCGTCGTGGGAGCGATGACGCTGCGCGACGCGCGGGTGAACCTCCCGCTGCGCTAG
- a CDS encoding TIGR04053 family radical SAM/SPASM domain-containing protein, producing the protein MTRPDRPVVRQLRHDAGDRPFITIWEVTRACALVCQHCRADAQTRAHPRQLTTAQGRSLLDDIAGFGAPYPIVVLTGGDPFERPDLPELVRYGTSLGLHVALSPSVTPRLTPAVLTELREAGATAVSLSLDGATAGTHDDFRGVPGVFDDTLRAARWVKDAGFRLQVNTTVTRSNVHGLPEVLRTVLDLGASLWSIFFLVPTGRGAALQALSAPEVEDVLHWMHDVSDLVAVKATEAPHYRRVAIQRARGDVAELGTLHQMLTAATVDLAQGRQRRRAPRPPIDVNSGRGFAFIDHLGDVYPSGFLPQRCGNVVEQGFREIYRASPLLRALRDPAGFTGRCGTCEFAQVCGGSRSHAFAVTGDVLGDDPTCVHARDASTAVSG; encoded by the coding sequence GTGACCAGACCCGACCGACCGGTGGTGCGCCAGCTGCGCCACGACGCCGGCGATCGTCCGTTCATCACCATCTGGGAGGTCACCCGTGCCTGCGCGCTGGTGTGCCAGCACTGCCGCGCCGACGCCCAGACCCGCGCCCACCCCCGCCAGCTGACCACGGCGCAGGGGAGGTCACTGCTCGACGACATCGCCGGCTTCGGCGCGCCGTACCCGATCGTCGTGCTCACCGGCGGCGACCCCTTCGAGCGACCCGACCTGCCCGAGCTGGTGCGCTACGGCACGTCGCTGGGGCTGCACGTCGCGCTGTCGCCCTCGGTGACTCCGCGGCTGACCCCGGCAGTCCTGACCGAGCTGCGGGAGGCGGGCGCGACCGCCGTGTCGCTCTCGCTCGACGGAGCCACCGCCGGCACCCACGACGACTTCCGCGGCGTGCCGGGCGTCTTCGACGACACGCTCCGCGCGGCGCGCTGGGTCAAGGACGCCGGCTTCAGGCTGCAGGTCAACACCACCGTCACGAGGTCCAACGTCCACGGGCTTCCCGAGGTGTTGCGCACGGTCCTAGACCTGGGCGCGTCGCTGTGGAGCATCTTCTTCCTCGTGCCGACAGGTCGCGGGGCGGCGCTGCAGGCCCTGTCGGCGCCCGAGGTGGAGGACGTCCTGCACTGGATGCACGACGTCTCCGACCTGGTCGCCGTCAAGGCGACCGAGGCTCCGCACTACCGCCGGGTGGCGATCCAGCGGGCTCGCGGAGACGTCGCCGAGCTGGGCACGCTGCACCAGATGCTGACCGCGGCCACGGTCGACCTGGCACAGGGTCGTCAGCGGCGCCGGGCGCCCCGACCGCCCATCGACGTCAACAGCGGCCGCGGGTTTGCGTTCATCGACCATCTCGGTGACGTCTACCCCTCGGGCTTCCTGCCCCAGCGCTGCGGCAACGTCGTCGAGCAGGGCTTCCGAGAGATCTACCGGGCCAGCCCCCTGCTGCGGGCGCTCCGCGACCCGGCCGGGTTCACCGGTCGCTGCGGGACCTGCGAGTTCGCGCAGGTCTGCGGCGGGTCGCGGTCCCACGCCTTCGCCGTCACCGGGGACGTGCTCGGTGACGACCCGACGTGCGTGCACGCGCGCGACGCGAGCACAGCGGTCTCGGGCTAG
- the hemG gene encoding protoporphyrinogen oxidase, which produces MESDRRASVAVVGAGVSGLAAARLLQRAGLSVTVFEAGDHPGGQVHTLEIASGVHVDVGAEALHLAAPGVIDLLEDLGLANSMVAARPLDGRLLTTRGLRPLPAGVGPAGPSRLGPVLRSGTLGWAALARAGLEPVVARASRPLPAGRDVSVGDFVTRRFGRQVTATFVDPLLGSLHAGDVGRLSLRACAPALVPAATGRRSLVLRRPPRHPALGFVSWPGGLGELVAALAGELDIRTGSPVTAVTARGDRFEVSTGVTSTTVDAVVLALPAHPASKLLTDLSPAAAGVLGSGEVASVATVLISVDPAAARAHLQGTGVLMPSRQGRLLKAATHLSDKWPHLAGHEGYWVRLSAGRAGDDRLATLSDDELVSHLLRDLHEVTGLAAEPTRVVVRRWPAALPQLTVGHLDRVCAARAALPDRVLLAGAAVDGVGLASALRSGSAAAASLLRTEPQEVT; this is translated from the coding sequence GTGGAGTCAGATCGTAGGGCGTCGGTGGCGGTGGTGGGCGCCGGCGTGTCCGGCCTCGCAGCTGCCCGACTGCTCCAGCGCGCCGGGCTGTCGGTCACCGTCTTCGAGGCCGGCGACCACCCCGGTGGTCAGGTGCACACGCTCGAGATCGCGTCCGGGGTCCACGTCGACGTCGGCGCGGAGGCCCTGCACCTCGCGGCGCCGGGCGTGATCGACCTCCTCGAGGATCTCGGCCTCGCCAATTCGATGGTCGCCGCCCGGCCGCTGGACGGCCGGCTGCTCACGACCCGCGGTCTCCGACCGCTGCCCGCCGGGGTCGGGCCCGCAGGACCGAGTCGTCTGGGACCCGTGCTCCGCAGCGGGACGCTGGGCTGGGCGGCCCTGGCGCGGGCCGGCCTCGAGCCCGTCGTCGCCCGGGCGTCCAGGCCGTTGCCCGCCGGTCGCGACGTGTCGGTGGGCGACTTCGTCACGCGTCGCTTCGGGCGGCAGGTGACCGCGACGTTCGTCGACCCGCTGCTCGGCAGCCTGCACGCCGGCGACGTCGGCCGGTTGAGCCTCAGGGCCTGCGCGCCTGCGCTGGTGCCGGCCGCCACGGGCCGGCGTTCGCTGGTGCTGCGCAGGCCACCGAGGCATCCCGCCCTGGGTTTCGTGAGCTGGCCGGGCGGTCTGGGCGAGCTGGTCGCAGCCCTGGCCGGAGAGCTCGACATCCGCACCGGGTCGCCGGTCACCGCCGTCACTGCCCGGGGCGACCGTTTCGAGGTCAGCACCGGCGTCACCTCGACCACCGTCGACGCCGTGGTGCTCGCCCTTCCGGCTCACCCCGCCTCCAAGCTCCTCACCGACCTGTCGCCTGCTGCGGCAGGTGTCCTCGGCTCCGGCGAGGTGGCCAGCGTGGCAACGGTGCTGATCAGTGTCGACCCTGCCGCGGCTCGGGCCCATCTGCAGGGGACGGGAGTGTTGATGCCGTCGCGGCAGGGGCGGTTGCTCAAGGCCGCGACCCACCTGTCCGACAAGTGGCCGCACCTGGCCGGGCACGAGGGCTACTGGGTGCGCCTCTCCGCCGGCCGCGCGGGTGACGACAGGCTCGCAACCCTGTCCGACGACGAGCTCGTCTCCCACCTCCTGCGCGACCTCCACGAGGTGACCGGACTTGCGGCAGAGCCCACCCGCGTCGTCGTACGGCGCTGGCCGGCCGCGCTGCCTCAGCTCACCGTGGGCCACCTCGACCGCGTCTGCGCAGCCCGCGCGGCACTGCCCGACCGGGTGCTGCTCGCCGGAGCAGCCGTCGACGGCGTCGGGCTCGCCTCCGCCCTCAGGTCCGGATCCGCCGCCGCTGCGTCCCTGCTCCGAACCGAGCCCCAGGAGGTCACGTGA
- a CDS encoding MoaD/ThiS family protein produces MSDPTTTRVRRSRADRPAPDWEQVYRRNFLERLKRDRPPVASRAELPDLIGRGYEAVAEEDMVRLHWWGIAHDKPKVGTFMVRIKIPGGLLTPAQARGLGRIARAHGRDGVELTTRQGAQLHWVPMDDLPVVVAEVESLGLTTSGAEGDTVRNVTGCPVAGLSGHDLFDVTPVLREVAAFFDGNPDYANLPRKHKYTISACPAQCNAPEIADVALVGVIREGRRGFALRVGGGMANTPRISRDLGVFVPVEETVEVLRAVTDAWQRDLRYRMSRARARIKFMMDDLGPEAFRVRVEEQLGRRLEDGSAPLPLGEADHLGIHPQKRGGLLHVGIPVPSGRVSGAALERIADLVEGFGGDVRLTRQQNIVLGHVPARLVDELRAGLAEVGLPVERGRAVGRSIACTSNRFCNYSVAETKDKLDEILTLLGNRHGTDEIGELAIHLDGCPHACAQHWVGEIGLQGTTTHVGDDRVEAYDLSVGGGLGRRTAIGRRLLRRIPTGEVTDVLDRLVSAWLAEQQSGGADASGPATFGDFCDGHSDEELLSIATGEVAPHGHAPEPTPPGVGGVVVHVPGPLQRFVDGADELTVAGATVGAVLAEIARRHPEFGSTVTPDGRVAGAFLVTHGDDDIRNLDGLDTAVSSGDVLSVVMAMAGG; encoded by the coding sequence ATGTCCGACCCCACGACCACCCGTGTCCGTCGCTCCCGCGCGGACCGCCCCGCACCCGACTGGGAACAGGTGTATCGACGCAACTTCCTCGAACGGCTCAAGCGCGACCGCCCTCCGGTGGCGTCACGCGCGGAGCTCCCCGACCTCATCGGCCGCGGCTACGAGGCGGTCGCGGAGGAGGACATGGTGCGACTGCACTGGTGGGGGATCGCGCACGACAAGCCCAAGGTCGGGACCTTCATGGTCCGCATCAAGATCCCGGGCGGGCTGCTCACACCCGCGCAGGCACGCGGGCTGGGCCGGATCGCTCGCGCCCACGGCCGTGACGGCGTCGAGCTGACCACCCGCCAGGGCGCACAGCTGCACTGGGTCCCGATGGACGACCTCCCGGTCGTCGTCGCCGAGGTGGAGTCTCTCGGCCTGACGACCTCGGGCGCCGAGGGCGACACCGTCCGCAACGTGACCGGCTGCCCGGTCGCCGGCCTGAGCGGGCACGACCTCTTCGACGTGACCCCGGTGCTGCGCGAGGTCGCAGCCTTCTTCGACGGCAACCCCGACTACGCCAACCTGCCGCGCAAGCACAAGTACACGATCTCGGCCTGCCCGGCGCAGTGCAACGCACCCGAGATCGCAGACGTCGCCCTCGTCGGAGTCATCCGTGAGGGGCGTCGGGGGTTCGCGCTGCGGGTCGGAGGCGGGATGGCGAACACCCCGCGCATCTCTCGCGACCTCGGGGTCTTCGTGCCAGTCGAGGAGACCGTCGAGGTGCTGCGCGCGGTGACGGACGCCTGGCAGCGAGACCTGCGCTACCGGATGTCACGGGCACGGGCGCGGATCAAGTTCATGATGGACGACCTCGGCCCCGAGGCGTTCCGCGTCCGGGTCGAGGAGCAGCTCGGGCGTCGTCTCGAGGACGGGTCGGCACCGCTGCCGCTGGGGGAGGCGGACCACCTCGGGATCCACCCGCAGAAGCGCGGGGGTCTCCTCCATGTCGGCATCCCGGTGCCCTCGGGTCGGGTGTCCGGCGCTGCCCTGGAGCGGATCGCCGACCTGGTCGAGGGCTTCGGGGGTGACGTCAGGCTGACCCGGCAGCAGAACATCGTGCTGGGCCACGTCCCCGCGCGTCTCGTCGACGAGCTGAGGGCGGGGCTCGCCGAGGTCGGTCTACCGGTCGAGCGAGGTCGCGCGGTCGGCCGGTCGATCGCGTGCACGAGCAACAGGTTCTGCAACTACTCGGTCGCCGAGACCAAGGACAAGCTCGACGAGATCCTCACCCTCCTGGGCAATCGACACGGCACCGACGAGATCGGCGAGCTGGCCATCCACCTCGACGGCTGCCCGCATGCGTGCGCGCAGCACTGGGTCGGCGAGATCGGGCTCCAGGGCACGACGACGCACGTCGGTGACGACCGGGTCGAGGCCTACGACCTCAGCGTCGGCGGCGGCCTCGGTCGGCGTACGGCGATCGGCCGGCGGCTCCTGCGGCGGATCCCGACCGGCGAGGTGACCGACGTGCTCGACCGGCTGGTGTCCGCCTGGCTCGCCGAGCAGCAGTCCGGTGGGGCGGACGCGTCGGGCCCGGCGACGTTCGGCGACTTCTGCGACGGGCACTCCGACGAGGAGCTGTTGTCGATCGCGACCGGCGAGGTCGCGCCGCACGGCCACGCCCCCGAGCCGACCCCGCCCGGGGTGGGAGGTGTGGTCGTCCACGTGCCCGGGCCGTTGCAGCGCTTCGTCGACGGGGCGGACGAGCTGACCGTCGCCGGCGCCACCGTCGGCGCGGTCCTGGCCGAGATCGCACGTCGGCACCCGGAGTTCGGCAGCACGGTCACGCCGGACGGGCGGGTGGCCGGTGCCTTCCTGGTCACCCACGGGGACGACGACATCCGCAACCTCGATGGCCTCGACACCGCGGTCTCCTCCGGCGACGTCCTCTCGGTCGTGATGGCGATGGCCGGCGGATGA
- a CDS encoding phosphoadenylyl-sulfate reductase, producing MTITDSVVFDDLEIGEIAVDLDDQEPEDVVEWALDELGDRIAVVTALQADGMVVLDMAARIRPDVRVVTVDTGRLPQQTLEFIETARKHYPRTRWDVLAPDSAEVEAMVRERGDDLFRTSVADRMRCCQVRKVRPLTEALRGLDGWFTGLRRDQWASRAAIKKVELDHDHGGIVKVNALADWESQDVWDYIEEHHVPVHPLYSHGYTSFGCAPCTRPIQPGEDDRAGRWWWEKGAPKECGIHCPIETGAFEHEAEEIIARSAGA from the coding sequence ATGACCATCACCGACAGCGTCGTCTTCGACGACCTCGAGATCGGCGAGATCGCCGTCGACCTCGACGACCAGGAGCCCGAGGACGTGGTCGAGTGGGCCCTCGACGAGCTCGGCGACCGGATCGCGGTCGTCACTGCGCTGCAGGCCGACGGCATGGTCGTGCTCGACATGGCCGCCCGGATCCGCCCCGACGTGCGGGTCGTCACCGTCGACACCGGCCGGCTGCCGCAGCAGACGCTGGAGTTCATCGAGACGGCACGCAAGCACTATCCCCGGACCAGGTGGGACGTGCTCGCCCCGGACTCGGCCGAGGTCGAGGCGATGGTGCGTGAGCGGGGCGACGACCTGTTCCGCACCAGCGTCGCCGACCGGATGCGGTGCTGCCAGGTCCGCAAGGTGCGTCCGCTGACCGAGGCGCTGCGCGGCCTGGACGGCTGGTTCACCGGGTTGCGACGCGACCAGTGGGCGTCACGGGCGGCGATCAAGAAGGTCGAGCTCGACCACGACCACGGCGGCATCGTGAAGGTCAACGCGCTGGCCGACTGGGAGTCGCAGGACGTGTGGGACTACATCGAGGAGCACCACGTCCCGGTCCACCCGCTCTACTCCCACGGCTACACCAGCTTCGGCTGCGCCCCGTGCACCCGACCGATCCAGCCCGGCGAGGACGACCGCGCCGGCCGGTGGTGGTGGGAGAAGGGCGCACCCAAGGAGTGCGGCATCCACTGCCCGATCGAGACCGGCGCCTTCGAGCACGAGGCGGAGGAGATCATCGCGCGCTCGGCCGGAGCCTGA
- a CDS encoding F510_1955 family glycosylhydrolase — translation MLPTGPRVLVTAALVLTSLTGCGTGSDEETGQGAGGLPVVPAEAGHVHGMALNAADGLLYLGTHGGTMLVQDDSISRVGDSTIDLMGFAAAGPDHFYASGHPGPGDDLPNPVGLIESTDGGETWSSLSLSGEVDFHTLGAAGDQVYGFGGELLTSANGEDWTPGADDVAPASLAVDPSDGDRVVATTEHGPTRSEDAGQTFTHLDGAPLLLFVAWPTADALWGVGVDGTVHLSSDAGQTWQARGAVDSPAAFAAGEDDTLAVATETQIVVSRDGGESFEAVAEITAAGH, via the coding sequence ATGCTCCCGACCGGCCCCCGCGTCCTCGTCACAGCAGCCCTGGTCCTGACTTCACTGACCGGCTGCGGAACCGGCTCCGACGAGGAGACCGGCCAGGGCGCCGGCGGTCTGCCGGTGGTCCCCGCCGAGGCCGGACACGTGCACGGGATGGCGCTCAACGCGGCCGACGGGCTGCTCTACCTCGGCACCCACGGCGGCACGATGCTCGTCCAGGACGACTCGATCAGTCGCGTGGGCGACTCCACGATCGACCTGATGGGGTTCGCTGCTGCCGGGCCGGACCACTTCTATGCCAGCGGCCACCCAGGGCCCGGCGACGACCTGCCCAACCCGGTCGGCCTCATCGAGAGCACCGACGGCGGCGAGACCTGGAGCTCACTGTCACTGTCGGGCGAGGTGGACTTCCACACCCTCGGCGCGGCCGGCGACCAGGTGTACGGCTTCGGCGGCGAGCTCCTCACGTCCGCGAACGGCGAGGACTGGACCCCCGGCGCCGACGACGTCGCGCCCGCCTCTCTCGCCGTCGACCCCAGCGACGGCGATCGGGTCGTCGCCACCACCGAGCACGGCCCCACCCGTTCCGAGGACGCCGGCCAGACCTTCACCCACCTCGACGGTGCACCGCTGTTGCTGTTCGTCGCCTGGCCGACCGCGGACGCCCTGTGGGGTGTCGGGGTGGACGGGACGGTGCACCTCAGCTCTGACGCCGGGCAGACCTGGCAGGCCCGCGGGGCAGTCGACTCGCCTGCCGCGTTCGCGGCCGGGGAGGACGACACTCTCGCCGTCGCCACCGAGACCCAGATCGTGGTCTCCCGCGACGGTGGCGAGTCGTTCGAGGCGGTCGCCGAGATCACCGCCGCCGGCCACTGA
- a CDS encoding cupin domain-containing protein, with protein MTHESLTELAEQHLRAAGEASSGRSAHTVHGGHEHSLRQTLIALRAGSALDEHESPGEATLQVLRGRVTLVAGDDRHDAAAGDLLVIPDARHSLEAVEDAAVLLTVALRTR; from the coding sequence ATGACGCACGAATCGCTGACGGAACTGGCCGAGCAACACCTGCGCGCAGCCGGGGAGGCATCCAGTGGTCGTAGTGCCCACACCGTCCATGGCGGCCACGAGCACAGCCTGCGCCAGACGCTCATCGCCCTGCGCGCGGGGAGTGCTCTCGACGAGCACGAGAGCCCGGGCGAGGCCACGCTGCAGGTCCTTCGCGGACGGGTGACCCTCGTCGCCGGCGATGATCGACACGACGCAGCCGCAGGTGACCTCCTCGTCATCCCCGACGCCCGCCACTCCCTCGAAGCGGTCGAGGACGCAGCGGTCCTGCTGACGGTGGCCCTGCGCACCAGGTGA
- a CDS encoding response regulator transcription factor: MDRDILVVEDDDSVSAVVSRVLQRLGVSVECVGTGGEAVARLETGGVGLIVMDLGLPDVDGEDLCRTVRANGFAGRILVLSARYGHDLDGLAMRAGADDFMAKPFTIHALETRARELLAP, translated from the coding sequence ATGGATCGCGACATCCTGGTGGTCGAGGACGATGATTCTGTCTCCGCCGTCGTCAGTCGGGTCCTGCAGCGTCTCGGCGTCTCCGTGGAGTGTGTGGGCACAGGCGGCGAGGCGGTCGCCCGACTCGAAACCGGAGGGGTCGGGCTGATCGTGATGGATCTCGGTCTGCCCGACGTCGACGGGGAGGACCTGTGCCGCACCGTCCGGGCCAATGGCTTCGCAGGACGCATCCTGGTGTTGAGCGCTCGCTACGGTCACGACCTCGATGGCTTGGCGATGCGGGCGGGGGCCGACGACTTCATGGCCAAGCCGTTCACGATCCACGCCCTCGAGACCCGGGCCCGGGAGCTCCTCGCCCCGTGA